A region of Dermabacter vaginalis DNA encodes the following proteins:
- a CDS encoding beta-N-acetylhexosaminidase has translation MRTLIPEPTTVREMGGEFALPSPLPIAGGGNAAAYLAERLGRAAGVRVSEGSGGIEFAHDPSLGEEAYRMRVSTEGIRIESADERGAGWAVQTLLQLLPPAIYSAGPMEPTSLVVPCVEIEDAPRYHWRGSHIDVARNFLPLEGLYRHLEMMAMHKLNVVHLHLTDDQGWRIPIEGFPKLIEKGSTRPGTLAGHQPPPDENDCDDVAEHDGIECGGYYTREEITALVERAGMLGIQVVPEIDMPGHMESVVAAYPELGCVPIEHPRTCWGISEHVLALTDEAVEFCRAVLTDVATLFPGSPIHVGGDECPGKEWVEHEASRATMERIGATTPAEAQAWFENEICTHVLDMDRRVIAWDEVLEGGVPQGTTVMVWRKSEAVEEALRAGHDAIAAPTEFTYFDYRQHAGEDHPLTIGGNLPLSKVAGLSDLLDAVGGEGEGALLGAQFQLWSEYVHDWAKAEYLLWPRGCSVAQQLWSGSAGNARELATMEEHLSRLTARGLNWCRTAE, from the coding sequence ATGAGAACACTCATCCCCGAACCGACCACCGTGCGCGAAATGGGCGGCGAGTTTGCCCTTCCTTCGCCCCTCCCGATCGCGGGTGGTGGGAACGCCGCGGCGTACCTTGCCGAGCGCCTTGGTCGTGCCGCGGGCGTGCGCGTGAGCGAAGGTTCTGGAGGCATCGAGTTTGCCCACGATCCCTCGCTCGGCGAAGAGGCTTACCGCATGCGTGTGAGCACCGAGGGCATCCGCATCGAAAGCGCCGACGAGCGAGGTGCCGGATGGGCGGTGCAGACCCTGCTTCAGCTTCTGCCTCCAGCGATTTATTCGGCCGGACCCATGGAACCCACGTCGTTGGTGGTGCCGTGTGTCGAGATCGAGGATGCCCCGCGCTACCACTGGCGTGGCTCCCACATCGACGTGGCCCGCAACTTCCTTCCGCTCGAGGGCCTCTACAGGCACCTCGAGATGATGGCGATGCACAAGCTCAACGTTGTGCATCTCCACCTCACCGACGACCAGGGTTGGCGAATCCCCATCGAGGGCTTCCCGAAGCTCATCGAGAAGGGATCCACGCGCCCCGGGACCCTCGCGGGGCATCAGCCGCCTCCCGACGAAAACGACTGCGACGATGTTGCCGAGCATGACGGCATCGAATGCGGCGGTTACTACACGCGCGAGGAGATCACCGCTCTGGTGGAACGCGCGGGGATGCTCGGCATCCAGGTGGTCCCCGAGATCGACATGCCCGGTCACATGGAATCGGTCGTCGCTGCCTACCCCGAGCTCGGCTGCGTGCCGATCGAGCATCCGCGCACGTGCTGGGGCATCTCCGAGCACGTCCTCGCTCTCACTGACGAAGCCGTCGAGTTCTGCCGCGCCGTGCTCACGGATGTCGCCACCCTTTTCCCGGGCTCGCCGATCCACGTCGGTGGCGACGAATGCCCGGGCAAGGAATGGGTCGAACATGAGGCTTCGCGCGCAACAATGGAGCGCATTGGCGCTACGACCCCCGCCGAGGCGCAGGCCTGGTTCGAGAATGAAATTTGTACTCACGTTCTCGACATGGACCGCCGCGTGATCGCGTGGGACGAAGTTCTTGAGGGTGGCGTCCCGCAGGGAACGACCGTCATGGTGTGGCGAAAGTCCGAGGCGGTCGAAGAGGCACTGCGCGCGGGTCACGATGCGATCGCCGCCCCGACCGAATTCACCTATTTCGACTACCGCCAGCATGCGGGCGAGGATCATCCGCTCACGATCGGTGGGAACCTCCCGCTCAGCAAGGTCGCGGGCCTCAGCGACCTCCTCGATGCCGTGGGTGGCGAGGGTGAGGGGGCCTTGCTCGGCGCACAGTTCCAGCTGTGGAGCGAATACGTGCACGATTGGGCGAAGGCCGAATACCTGCTGTGGCCGCGCGGGTGTTCCGTTGCGCAGCAGCTGTGGTCCGGCTCGGCCGGCAACGCTCGCGAGCTCGCGACCATGGAGGAGCATCTTTCGCGCCTCACGGCACGCGGCCTCAACTGGTGCCGCACGGCTGAATAG
- a CDS encoding metal-dependent transcriptional regulator, translated as MSVEKLSGSVQDYLKAVWVLGEWSNEPVTTSKIAARVGVRPATASETIKKLAAQALVEHSPYGAITLTEEGRCLALAMVRRHRLIETFLVEKLGYGWEEVHAEAEVLEHAVSDLMVERIDAALAHPTRDPHGDPIPGPDGKLETIPAFQLTKLAAGESARVERVSDADPALLQFLAGKGLTFGSIVRARESEPFSETLDLEVDGVKGIATLGKTATDAVWVTVLE; from the coding sequence GTGTCAGTAGAGAAGCTCTCCGGTAGCGTGCAGGATTACCTCAAGGCTGTGTGGGTTCTAGGCGAATGGTCGAACGAACCCGTGACGACCTCGAAGATTGCCGCGCGCGTGGGAGTTCGACCGGCAACGGCATCAGAGACCATTAAGAAACTGGCCGCACAGGCGCTCGTGGAGCATTCACCTTACGGGGCAATCACGCTCACGGAAGAAGGACGCTGCCTCGCCCTCGCTATGGTGCGCCGACATAGACTCATCGAGACCTTCCTTGTTGAAAAGCTTGGCTACGGGTGGGAGGAGGTGCATGCCGAAGCAGAAGTGCTTGAGCATGCGGTTTCCGACCTCATGGTGGAGAGAATCGACGCCGCTCTGGCGCACCCCACGCGAGACCCGCACGGTGATCCGATTCCAGGGCCCGACGGAAAACTTGAAACGATCCCCGCGTTCCAGCTCACAAAACTTGCGGCTGGGGAGTCGGCACGGGTGGAGCGAGTGTCGGATGCTGATCCAGCGCTTTTGCAGTTCCTCGCGGGGAAAGGGCTCACCTTTGGGTCGATCGTGCGTGCGCGCGAATCGGAGCCTTTCTCCGAGACGCTCGACCTTGAGGTCGACGGCGTGAAGGGGATAGCGACGCTCGGCAAGACTGCGACCGACGCTGTGTGGGTCACTGTTCTCGAATAG
- a CDS encoding metal ABC transporter permease codes for MNFILGTCALAVTTALATALPGVFVVLRKSSMMVDGMSHAVLPGVVIGYALTHSLTSPLLIVGAAGAGLLVVLGSEALSRTRLLAGDASQGLVFPALFSAGVLLISIDFGNVHLDEHAVLVGDVNLAAWTPLTIGGIDVGPQYLYVMLAVLALNIGVIAALFPRLTVTTYDPAFAQSIGVRTGAINVVFMFLTSLTVTAAFHAAGAVLVLALVVVPAATARLWCRSIREMIIGSALVATLGTLVGFWLAYVLGAATSAGMAVVYGLIFFCVLAVRKALSRGRPPIREQ; via the coding sequence GTGAACTTCATCCTTGGTACGTGTGCCCTAGCTGTCACGACGGCACTCGCTACTGCCCTTCCCGGAGTTTTCGTCGTACTTCGCAAGAGTTCGATGATGGTCGATGGTATGAGCCATGCGGTTCTTCCAGGAGTCGTGATCGGCTATGCGCTGACGCACTCTCTTACCTCTCCCCTGCTCATCGTCGGCGCCGCAGGCGCGGGGCTCCTCGTCGTGCTCGGAAGCGAAGCACTCTCACGCACGCGTTTGCTCGCGGGAGATGCGTCGCAGGGCCTTGTGTTTCCCGCTCTTTTCAGCGCCGGCGTTCTTCTCATCTCGATCGATTTCGGCAATGTCCACCTTGACGAGCACGCGGTTCTAGTGGGCGATGTCAATCTCGCCGCGTGGACCCCTCTCACTATCGGCGGCATCGACGTTGGACCGCAATACCTCTACGTCATGCTCGCGGTTCTCGCCCTTAACATCGGCGTAATCGCCGCGTTGTTCCCACGATTGACCGTCACGACCTACGATCCAGCATTCGCCCAATCAATCGGCGTGCGCACGGGAGCCATCAATGTGGTCTTCATGTTTCTCACATCGCTCACCGTGACGGCCGCTTTCCACGCAGCTGGAGCCGTCCTCGTGCTTGCCCTCGTCGTGGTTCCCGCGGCGACCGCGAGGCTGTGGTGCAGAAGCATTCGAGAAATGATCATCGGAAGCGCTCTCGTCGCAACGCTCGGCACACTTGTGGGTTTTTGGCTCGCCTACGTTCTCGGCGCGGCGACGAGTGCGGGCATGGCAGTGGTCTATGGCCTCATCTTTTTCTGCGTACTCGCCGTCCGAAAGGCGCTTTCTCGGGGTCGCCCTCCTATTCGAGAACAGTGA
- a CDS encoding metal ABC transporter permease, translating to MSIVDFLSVYTYRSVLVGTSLIGAIAGALGCFAYVRHQSLASDVISHSALPGVLLAFLFSTLGPGAFIHSPLLLVIGAAVTGTAAHLVANIVASRTPLTIDAAMATTLSLFFGTGMLLLQFISKSSLPGKGGIGVFLFGNASTLTKADITSSAVVGGCAILVTLALWKEFSLRAFDPEFCTVLGLNGKAIDAAMFAMLAIATVAGVKAVGLVLMVAFVVTPPAVARQWTRELSSMTLCSALVGAGASSLGAYASVALGELPSGPVTVLVLVGALVVSLLCAPRRGILARMVASSTTRRTFRSSPGQGRKR from the coding sequence GTGAGCATCGTCGATTTTCTTTCGGTCTACACCTACCGCAGCGTCCTTGTGGGGACGAGCCTCATCGGGGCTATCGCTGGGGCGCTCGGCTGCTTCGCCTATGTGCGCCACCAGTCGCTTGCGAGCGACGTCATCTCGCATTCAGCCCTCCCCGGGGTTCTCCTCGCCTTCCTTTTTTCAACGCTTGGTCCGGGCGCCTTCATACATTCGCCACTTCTACTCGTCATAGGAGCGGCGGTCACCGGAACGGCAGCGCATCTCGTCGCGAACATCGTTGCGTCTCGCACACCGCTCACGATCGATGCCGCGATGGCCACGACGCTCTCGCTCTTTTTCGGAACCGGTATGCTGCTCCTTCAGTTCATCAGTAAAAGTTCCCTCCCCGGTAAGGGTGGGATCGGTGTGTTTCTTTTCGGTAACGCCTCAACGCTCACGAAAGCCGACATCACCTCGAGCGCGGTAGTCGGCGGGTGCGCAATCCTCGTGACGCTCGCCCTGTGGAAAGAGTTTTCGCTGCGCGCGTTCGATCCGGAGTTTTGCACGGTACTCGGACTGAACGGCAAGGCGATCGATGCGGCCATGTTCGCCATGCTCGCGATCGCCACGGTCGCGGGGGTAAAAGCCGTCGGGCTCGTGCTCATGGTGGCTTTCGTTGTGACCCCTCCGGCGGTCGCACGCCAGTGGACGCGCGAGCTTTCCTCCATGACACTTTGCTCCGCTCTCGTTGGTGCGGGCGCAAGCAGCCTCGGCGCCTATGCATCTGTCGCGCTCGGGGAACTGCCGAGCGGACCCGTGACCGTTCTCGTGCTCGTCGGGGCTCTCGTCGTGTCACTCTTGTGCGCCCCTCGACGTGGAATCCTTGCGCGCATGGTCGCGTCTTCGACGACGCGCCGCACTTTTCGATCGTCGCCCGGGCAAGGGAGGAAACGGTGA
- a CDS encoding metal ABC transporter ATP-binding protein — translation MTVAYRENIVLKGVTLEVARGACMAIVGPNGAGKSTLLKAMLGLVPPLTGTAEFFGQSLRVARSRVGYMPQSLSVDWDFPATTLTVVTMGTYGTLGWFRQPGRRERERALAALRQVGLEDLSTRHINELSGGQRQRVFLARALVQEPDLLILDEAFQGVDARSERAIFDVLADFRSKGRTVVLVHHNLATVREFCSDVAILNTELIASGPVERTLTDVAIRRAYDLDGCLSRALVSREEGHS, via the coding sequence ATGACAGTCGCCTACCGCGAAAATATCGTCCTCAAAGGTGTCACGCTCGAGGTGGCACGCGGCGCCTGCATGGCAATCGTCGGGCCCAACGGGGCGGGAAAATCCACTCTGCTCAAAGCCATGCTTGGGCTCGTTCCACCCCTCACGGGCACGGCCGAGTTTTTCGGACAAAGCCTCCGCGTGGCGCGTTCGCGAGTGGGGTACATGCCGCAATCTCTGAGCGTCGATTGGGACTTTCCCGCGACCACGCTCACCGTTGTGACAATGGGGACCTACGGCACTCTCGGGTGGTTTCGCCAGCCGGGGCGCCGCGAGCGTGAGCGTGCGCTCGCGGCGCTTCGCCAGGTCGGCCTCGAGGATCTGAGCACACGCCACATTAATGAGCTCTCGGGTGGTCAGCGCCAACGCGTCTTTCTCGCCCGCGCCCTCGTACAAGAGCCAGACCTCCTCATCCTCGACGAAGCATTTCAAGGGGTCGATGCGCGAAGCGAGCGTGCAATCTTTGATGTTCTTGCCGACTTCCGCTCGAAAGGGCGCACCGTTGTGCTCGTTCATCACAATCTTGCGACTGTTCGGGAGTTTTGCTCTGACGTTGCGATTCTCAATACTGAACTCATCGCGTCGGGCCCCGTGGAACGCACCCTCACAGACGTAGCTATTCGGCGCGCGTATGACCTCGATGGATGTCTCTCGCGCGCCCTCGTCTCTCGCGAAGAAGGTCACTCGTGA
- a CDS encoding metal ABC transporter substrate-binding protein, whose translation MNLRKSARAAVVAFAAMALALTGCSGQTASQDDGKKLSVYATTGYLADAVANIAPDAEITTMVGPGGDPHTYQPSTQDIEKMRSADLVFWNGLNLEAHMTSQLESFGDRQLAVGSKIPEKLLLPWPEKDDKGRPLHDPHIWNSPEAWLIAVDSVADKIAEADPKNEKTYRANAEKYKEKIRAAVSEADAKLAKIDAPRILVTGHDAFNYFGKHFDLEVHATDFISTEAKRSAKEIDELATLIASKKVPTIFLDNQANPQAIKSLQEAVHAKGWDVKISDAELYADSLGAEPGVDTYLGAFTHNVDAVAEALAK comes from the coding sequence GTGAACCTTCGAAAGTCAGCACGCGCTGCCGTCGTTGCCTTCGCTGCCATGGCGCTCGCACTCACAGGCTGCTCAGGCCAAACCGCAAGCCAAGACGACGGCAAGAAACTCTCCGTGTACGCGACGACGGGCTACCTCGCCGATGCCGTCGCGAACATCGCCCCAGACGCCGAGATCACGACGATGGTGGGTCCCGGAGGGGATCCCCACACCTACCAGCCCTCCACCCAAGACATCGAAAAAATGCGAAGCGCCGACCTCGTTTTCTGGAACGGCTTGAACCTCGAGGCCCACATGACCTCTCAGCTCGAAAGCTTCGGCGATCGTCAACTCGCTGTCGGATCGAAGATCCCCGAGAAGCTTCTCCTGCCGTGGCCAGAAAAGGACGACAAAGGGCGCCCGCTCCATGACCCGCACATCTGGAACAGCCCTGAAGCATGGCTCATCGCCGTTGACTCGGTTGCCGACAAGATCGCCGAGGCCGACCCCAAAAACGAAAAAACCTATCGCGCGAACGCCGAGAAATACAAGGAAAAAATTCGCGCAGCAGTGAGTGAGGCCGACGCAAAACTCGCAAAGATCGATGCGCCCCGCATCCTCGTGACGGGGCACGACGCCTTCAACTATTTCGGAAAGCATTTCGATCTCGAGGTTCACGCGACCGATTTCATCTCGACGGAAGCCAAGCGGAGCGCAAAGGAAATCGACGAGCTTGCAACCCTCATCGCCTCGAAGAAAGTTCCCACGATCTTCCTCGACAACCAGGCCAACCCGCAGGCCATCAAGAGTCTCCAAGAAGCCGTGCACGCGAAAGGGTGGGACGTCAAGATCTCGGATGCCGAGCTGTACGCGGATTCCCTTGGAGCGGAACCCGGGGTCGACACGTACCTGGGAGCTTTCACCCACAACGTTGACGCTGTCGCGGAGGCGCTTGCGAAGTGA
- a CDS encoding methionine/alanine import family NSS transporter small subunit produces MNASAIALLVVSMLMLWGGLGAAIINLVRHPDLSAEDD; encoded by the coding sequence ATGAATGCCTCTGCGATTGCTCTGCTGGTCGTCTCGATGCTCATGCTGTGGGGCGGGCTTGGCGCCGCGATCATTAACCTCGTTCGCCACCCCGACCTTTCAGCCGAAGACGACTAA
- a CDS encoding sodium-dependent transporter, with amino-acid sequence MTEHSHHLGAEPSAPSTSRPAGVQSTAHAAPEQQQRANRGAFSGRSAFIFAAIGSAVGLGNIWRFPYTAYENGGGAFMIPYLIALLTAGIPLLFVDYAIGHRWRSSAPLAWRRMNRKAEAIGWWQVMICIVIAAYYAAILAWSAWYFIFSFNKAWGEDPAAFFGTFTASVPAETTGIGFDFVPKILIAMVIVWVATIAVLALGVQGGIARSSTIFIPLLIAMFLVLVLRAVTLPNAAMGLDALFTPDWSALTNGSVWIAAYGQIFYSLSVAFGIMLTYSSYLKKKTDLTGSGLVVAFSNSGFELLAGIGVFAALGFMAASTGQQVSDVAADGIGLAFIAFPTIINQAPLGALIGALFFGSLLLAGFTSLISILEVIIAAVQDKLGLGRVAGTLAVGIPMAVLSTLGFSTTTGLNLLDVSDKFVNSFGIVVAALVGTLILAYVVRAIPALRDHLNMYGSFKVGDFWYVMVSVIAPAILAVTLVLDAKEIVNNGYGGMPDWFVNTFGWGMAAVLVAFSIVMSAVPWPQKSNAGKLDSDGDPIAESIVRGKPLEVPTPETQFPQELRADDDPARAGLFSRLFTKGDTR; translated from the coding sequence ATGACTGAGCATTCCCACCATTTGGGCGCGGAACCGTCGGCCCCGAGCACGAGCCGGCCCGCGGGCGTGCAGTCGACCGCCCACGCTGCGCCCGAGCAGCAGCAACGAGCAAACCGAGGGGCGTTCTCCGGCAGGAGCGCCTTCATTTTCGCGGCAATCGGCTCCGCGGTGGGACTCGGCAACATTTGGCGCTTCCCCTACACCGCTTACGAGAACGGCGGCGGGGCGTTCATGATCCCCTACCTGATCGCGCTTTTGACCGCGGGCATCCCACTCCTGTTCGTGGACTACGCGATCGGACACCGCTGGCGTAGCTCCGCACCACTCGCGTGGCGTCGCATGAACCGGAAGGCCGAAGCGATCGGCTGGTGGCAAGTCATGATCTGCATCGTCATTGCGGCTTACTACGCGGCAATCCTCGCGTGGTCCGCGTGGTACTTCATCTTCAGCTTTAACAAGGCGTGGGGCGAGGATCCGGCGGCATTTTTCGGGACGTTCACGGCATCCGTCCCGGCAGAAACGACTGGCATCGGCTTCGATTTCGTGCCGAAGATTCTCATCGCGATGGTCATCGTATGGGTCGCCACCATCGCCGTTCTTGCTCTCGGCGTTCAAGGCGGGATCGCCCGCTCGAGCACGATCTTCATCCCCCTGCTCATCGCGATGTTCCTGGTGCTCGTGTTGCGCGCGGTGACGCTGCCGAACGCCGCGATGGGGCTCGATGCGCTCTTCACTCCGGACTGGAGTGCGCTCACGAATGGCTCGGTGTGGATCGCGGCGTACGGACAGATCTTCTACTCGCTGTCCGTGGCCTTCGGCATCATGCTGACCTACTCCTCCTACCTCAAAAAGAAGACCGACCTGACCGGCTCAGGCCTCGTCGTTGCCTTCTCGAACTCGGGCTTCGAGCTGCTCGCTGGTATTGGCGTCTTCGCCGCGCTCGGATTCATGGCGGCTTCCACGGGTCAGCAGGTCTCGGATGTCGCCGCAGACGGCATCGGCCTCGCGTTTATTGCGTTCCCCACGATCATCAACCAAGCGCCGCTCGGGGCGCTCATCGGGGCGCTCTTCTTTGGCTCGCTTCTGCTTGCGGGCTTCACGTCGCTCATCTCGATCCTCGAGGTCATCATCGCCGCTGTGCAGGACAAGCTGGGCCTTGGCCGCGTTGCCGGCACGCTCGCCGTGGGCATCCCCATGGCGGTCCTTTCGACCCTCGGCTTTTCCACGACGACGGGCCTGAACCTGCTCGATGTCTCCGACAAGTTCGTCAATTCGTTCGGCATCGTGGTTGCCGCTCTCGTGGGCACGCTCATCCTCGCCTACGTTGTGCGAGCAATCCCCGCCCTGCGCGACCATCTCAACATGTACGGGTCGTTCAAGGTGGGCGACTTCTGGTACGTCATGGTCTCTGTGATCGCGCCGGCCATTCTCGCCGTCACCCTCGTTCTCGATGCGAAAGAGATCGTCAACAACGGTTACGGCGGCATGCCGGACTGGTTCGTCAACACGTTCGGTTGGGGAATGGCTGCCGTGCTCGTCGCGTTCTCAATTGTCATGAGCGCGGTCCCCTGGCCCCAAAAGTCGAACGCGGGCAAGCTCGATTCCGACGGCGACCCGATTGCCGAGAGCATCGTGCGCGGCAAGCCCCTCGAGGTTCCCACGCCCGAAACCCAGTTCCCGCAAGAGCTGCGCGCCGACGATGACCCCGCGCGCGCAGGCCTCTTCTCGCGCCTGTTCACGAAGGGAGACACACGATGA
- a CDS encoding DUF421 domain-containing protein: protein MTIEEWTAALISAIGIEWWRIPIVILSAVVIYLVFYLLIHIFGPRILTGSTSFDAAVIIMLGAVAGRVVIGHPPTLAAGVIGLVTLVLMEVIFGALNTALSRSTKYPALGLNKRPVVVFAHGKKIEHYARRARVTDQDLAFAFRRSGIAHRSQVQCAIMEPNGFISVIREGETIDPLLITGVVGQEFVLPEDDSLD from the coding sequence ATGACGATTGAGGAGTGGACCGCGGCATTGATCTCAGCGATCGGCATCGAATGGTGGCGAATCCCCATCGTGATCCTCTCCGCCGTGGTCATCTACCTCGTTTTCTACCTGCTCATCCACATTTTTGGGCCGCGCATTCTCACGGGCTCCACGAGCTTCGACGCGGCGGTCATCATCATGCTCGGTGCGGTCGCAGGTCGCGTCGTGATCGGGCATCCACCGACACTCGCCGCAGGTGTGATCGGGCTCGTCACCCTCGTGCTCATGGAAGTGATCTTTGGAGCGCTGAACACGGCGCTGTCACGATCGACGAAATATCCCGCGCTTGGCCTCAACAAACGCCCCGTCGTCGTCTTCGCGCACGGTAAGAAAATCGAGCACTATGCGCGGCGGGCCCGCGTCACGGACCAGGACCTCGCATTCGCGTTCCGTCGCTCCGGCATCGCCCACCGATCCCAGGTGCAGTGCGCCATCATGGAACCGAACGGCTTCATTAGCGTCATCCGCGAGGGAGAAACTATTGACCCCCTCCTCATCACGGGAGTCGTGGGCCAGGAATTTGTTCTTCCCGAAGACGATTCGCTCGACTAG